One segment of Pirellulales bacterium DNA contains the following:
- a CDS encoding carbon storage regulator, which translates to MLVLSRTRGEQIVIGGTMTVTVLEVRGDKVKLGFEGPSEIPVHRQEVHERLRQEQNAWREAAQPAVCVA; encoded by the coding sequence ATGTTAGTTCTTTCCCGCACCCGCGGCGAGCAGATCGTGATCGGCGGAACAATGACCGTGACCGTCCTCGAAGTCCGCGGCGACAAGGTCAAACTGGGATTCGAGGGGCCGAGCGAGATTCCCGTGCATCGTCAGGAAGTGCATGAGCGGCTGCGGCAGGAGCAGAATGCCTGGCGCGAGGCGGCTCAGCCCGCCGTCTGCGTCGCATGA